A single genomic interval of Dysidea avara chromosome 8, odDysAvar1.4, whole genome shotgun sequence harbors:
- the LOC136262788 gene encoding piezo-type mechanosensitive ion channel component 2-like isoform X2, producing MQLLPPRKLSRRWFMLLTVVWCVLLVKISLQVRTCVYPKNEYDDDCVITRLFNAQCGARSYYGVTDPDKLCDDLPRHVGLWLDVFAFAAITVQTILFASPYWSYIRDYTIAQHLDDDTDRITDALLNKINTQVKKNRDKEKEMKENIRERLLAVKKKYKTSVVEHYLRAGVVLPRHIKFIGEDQALYHDRAALVQRDVEQFEEPVSPTIVIDDDQGTSEEEDDRALRPGRWRIIGVMLELLDNALAMAVGWLRGTSIYYFYILEQLEAQRSQESRDLQHVPELPSQGPQLVSASSEDPTPASSSEPVSGESPVDIALYDDSYLLYNKEKVYKIWDRIKHRPMELLVTSYYAVLANTQYICYLLIVLNVTVHGSVLSLVYAVLMFLWGLLSIPWPTKRFWLTLMFYNMFVILVKYGFQFQQVDWSGSPESGLYWPRVLGVEKKDDFLKNTIWDIMLLVSLFFHRHLLQETKRWDIPGYFVVTSYEDIDGTSALKLLFKKRSEISVSKTSRGSQGDDRSKTTQDQPDYYWSDQDDDDDDNDDDDDADENNLIILVIKNILVNIKYFYNQIISPDVSLGAHNYYMLSFIMDTISFIIIAVGFSSFGADEDEGVTAVASYIEENNIPIPFLMMLFAHFLSMVIDRAIYLRKFVTAKLMFYLFQLAVWHLWLFFILPSSPVTDKAFTDNGFSQALYFFKCQYFILSAQQCVGGFPKRVLGYFISEQYNIVASFLFRIYRAIPLLPELKEVMDWMFTPTSLGLSHWLKVQEVWSLLYIIKNQRKWEKSDRRMLGDPENFTAKLLMGGGLLILLILLIWGPLLIIALLNTKTIGNSPVEVSIELSIGSFEPLLTMKVGEYGIRRLDDTEFDYVSSDYSRSKKSRKSFEDSYKQSDFRYILFSGNSTSVWEISPPARAALEDYLQQNESVYVPLVFSWEITREPETGLASEIVSGEVIRKLYRNNPEDMQTRQNFVKLLQNPASESVTSMRQPMDLQQPLVF from the exons ATGCAATTGCTTCCTCCTAGAAAGCTAAGCCGTCG CTGGTTTATGCTACTAACAGTTGTTTGGTGTGTGCTGCTGGTGAAGATATCGCTACAG GTGAGGACCTGCGTCTATCCCAAGAATGAATATGACGACGACTGTGTCATCACGAGGTTGTTTAATGCTCAGTGTGGCGCTCGATCTTATTATG GAGTAACTGATCCTGACAAACTGTGTGATGATCTGCCTCGCCATGTCGGCCTGTGGTTGGATGTGTTTGCATTTGCGGCCATTACCGTTCAAACCATCTTGTTTGCCAGCCCATATTGGAGTTACATTAGGGACTATACTATCGCACAACATCTTGACGATGATACTGATCG GATTACTGATGCTCTACTGAACAAGATCAACACACAAGTCAAGAAGAATAGAGACAAAGAGAAGGAAATGAAAGAAAATATCAGGGAGAG GCTGCTAGCTGTGAAGAAGAAATACAAGACCTCTGTAGTAGAGCACTATCTCAGAGCTGGGG TTGTTCTGCCCAGGCACATCAAGTTCATTGGAGAGGACCAAGCACTGTATCACGATCGTGCTGCCTTAGTGCAACGAGATGTGGAACAGTTTGAAGAACCTGTTTCACCAACAATTGTCATTGATGATGATCAGGGTACTTCAGAAGAGGAGGATGATAGAGCACTTCGTCCTGGTCGATGGAGAATAATCGGTGTGATGTTAGAATTACTGGATAATGCACTAGCAATGGCTGTTGGTTGGCTACGTGGTACCAGTATTTACTATTTTTACATACTGGAACAATTAGAGGCACAGCGTTCTCAAGAGTCACGTGATCTACAGCATGTTCCTGAACTACCTTCACAAGGTCCACAGTTAGTGTCCGCCAGTTCTGAAGACCCAACTCCAGCATCCAGCAGTGAACCAGTATCAGGGGAATCCCCTGTAGACATAGCTCTGTATGATGATAGCTATTTACTCTACAATAAGGAGAAGGTGTATAAGATCTGGGACAGGATAAAACACAGGCCAATGGAACTATTGGTAACCAGTTACTATGCAGTATTAGCTAACACTCAGTATATCTGCTATCTGCTGATAGTCCTCAATGTAACAGTTCACGGTAGTGTATTATCATTGGTATATGCTGTCTTGATGTTTCTGTGGGGATTGTTGTCCATCCCATGGCCAACCAAAAGGTTCTGGCTCACTCTGATGTTCTATAACATGTTTGTGATACTGGTGAAATATGGCTTCCAGTTCCAGCAAGTTGATTGGTCAGGTTCACCCGAGTCTGGACTGTACTGGCCACGAGTGTTAGGGGTCGAGAAGAAGGATGACTTTCTCAAGAATACAATTTGGGACATCATGTTACTTGTGTCTTTGTTCTTCCATCGTCATCTACTACAG GAAACTAAACGCTGGGATATTCCAGGATACTTTGTTGTCACTTCATATGAGGACATTGATGGAACAAGTGCtt TGAAGCTATTGTTCAAGAAGAGATCAGAGATCAGTGTGAGTAAGACAAGCCGTGGAAGTCAAGGAGATGACAGATCAAAGACTACTCAAGATCAGCCTGATTATTACTGGAGCGATCAagatgacgatgatgatgacaatgatgacgACGATGATGCTGATGAAAATAATTTAATCATTTTAGTAAT AAAGAACATATTGGTGAACATCAAGTACTTCTACAATCAGATAATCAGTCCTGATGTCAGTCTTGGAGCacacaactattacatgttgtCCTTCATCATGGATACTATCAGTTTTATCATTATTGCTGTCGGGTTCTCTTCTTTTGGG GCGGATGAGGATGAAGGGGTTACTGCTGTTGCCAGTTACATTGAAGAGAACAATATCCCCATCCCATTTCTGATGATGTTGTTTGCTCATTTCTTGTCCATGGTGATAGACAG GGCTATCTACTTGAGGAAGTTTGTCACGGCCAAATTGATGTTCTATTTATTTCAACTGGCTGTCTGGCATCTGTGGCTGTTCTTCATTTTACCCTCGTCTCCCGTCACGGACAA GGCCTTCACCGATAATGGATTTTCTCAGGCACTTTACTTCTTCAAGTGTCAGTATTTCATCTTGTCGGCCCAACAGTGTGTGGGGGGTTTCCCCAAGAGGGTACTTGGCTACTTCATCAGTGAACAATACAATATCGTTGCTAGTTTCTTATTCAGAAT CTACCGAGCTATTCCACTACTTCCTGAGCTGAAGGAAGTCATGGACTGGATGTTTACTCCCACTTCATTGGGGCTATCCCATTGGCTAAAAGTGCAGGAGGTTTGGTCACTGTTGTACATCATCAAAAACCAGCGAAAATGGGAAAAG AGTGATCGGCGCATGTTGGGTGATCCTGAAAACTTTACGGCTAAGTTGCTAATGGGTGGAGGGCTATTGATCCTGTTGATTTTGCTGATCTGGGGTCCGCTGTTGATAATTGCCCTTCTAAACACTAAGACAATTGGTAATTCTCCAGTGGAGGTCTCAATTGAGTTGAGCATTGGATCATTTGAG CCGTTGTTGACGATGAAGGTAGGGGAGTATGGCATAAGGAGACTAGATGATACAGAGTTTGATTATGTGAGCAGTGACTATTCAAGAAGCAAAAag AGTAGAAAATCATTTGAAGACAGTTACAAACAGTCAGACTTTCGCTACATCTTGTTCTCTGGAAACTCAACTTCTGTGTGGGAGATTAGTCCTCCTGCTCGAGCAGCACTTGAAGATTACCTACAACAGAATGAAAGTGTCTATGTCCCTCTAGTATTTTCTTGGGAGATCACAAG GGAACCAGAGACTGGACTGGCATCAGAAATTGTGTCTGGGGAGGTCATCAGAAAGTTGTACCGAAACAACCCTGAGGACATGCAAACTCGTCAAAACTTTGTCAAGCTATTACAAAACCCTGCCTCGGAATCCGT TACATCTATGCGCCAGCCAATGGACCTTCAACAGCCCTTGGTGTTTTAA
- the LOC136262788 gene encoding piezo-type mechanosensitive ion channel component 2-like isoform X1, with protein sequence MQLLPPRKLSRRWFMLLTVVWCVLLVKISLQVRTCVYPKNEYDDDCVITRLFNAQCGARSYYGVTDPDKLCDDLPRHVGLWLDVFAFAAITVQTILFASPYWSYIRDYTIAQHLDDDTDRITDALLNKINTQVKKNRDKEKEMKENIRERLLAVKKKYKTSVVEHYLRAGVVLPRHIKFIGEDQALYHDRAALVQRDVEQFEEPVSPTIVIDDDQGTSEEEDDRALRPGRWRIIGVMLELLDNALAMAVGWLRGTSIYYFYILEQLEAQRSQESRDLQHVPELPSQGPQLVSASSEDPTPASSSEPVSGESPVDIALYDDSYLLYNKEKVYKIWDRIKHRPMELLVTSYYAVLANTQYICYLLIVLNVTVHGSVLSLVYAVLMFLWGLLSIPWPTKRFWLTLMFYNMFVILVKYGFQFQQVDWSGSPESGLYWPRVLGVEKKDDFLKNTIWDIMLLVSLFFHRHLLQETKRWDIPGYFVVTSYEDIDGTSALKLLFKKRSEISVSKTSRGSQGDDRSKTTQDQPDYYWSDQDDDDDDNDDDDDADENNLIILVIKNILVNIKYFYNQIISPDVSLGAHNYYMLSFIMDTISFIIIAVGFSSFGADEDEGVTAVASYIEENNIPIPFLMMLFAHFLSMVIDRAIYLRKFVTAKLMFYLFQLAVWHLWLFFILPSSPVTDKAFTDNGFSQALYFFKCQYFILSAQQCVGGFPKRVLGYFISEQYNIVASFLFRIYRAIPLLPELKEVMDWMFTPTSLGLSHWLKVQEVWSLLYIIKNQRKWEKSDRRMLGDPENFTAKLLMGGGLLILLILLIWGPLLIIALLNTKTIGNSPVEVSIELSIGSFEPLLTMKVGEYGIRRLDDTEFDYVSSDYSRSKKSRKSFEDSYKQSDFRYILFSGNSTSVWEISPPARAALEDYLQQNESVYVPLVFSWEITREPETGLASEIVSGEVIRKLYRNNPEDMQTRQNFVKLLQNPASESVFLVDLFPQYIYAPANGPSTALGVLSRGRYVNCTASLRTRNVTVIPIGASSPVSITMEWWALKQNSSHHAVMGREDNVEFIIYSERINDPEFSFIAGLGIIGLYVSVVLVIGSAIRRYVTQLPRQIIYDEIPNPDSLLELCDDIFYVREDGQLQEEEILVSRLFFTFRSSVRLIEETRWKLD encoded by the exons ATGCAATTGCTTCCTCCTAGAAAGCTAAGCCGTCG CTGGTTTATGCTACTAACAGTTGTTTGGTGTGTGCTGCTGGTGAAGATATCGCTACAG GTGAGGACCTGCGTCTATCCCAAGAATGAATATGACGACGACTGTGTCATCACGAGGTTGTTTAATGCTCAGTGTGGCGCTCGATCTTATTATG GAGTAACTGATCCTGACAAACTGTGTGATGATCTGCCTCGCCATGTCGGCCTGTGGTTGGATGTGTTTGCATTTGCGGCCATTACCGTTCAAACCATCTTGTTTGCCAGCCCATATTGGAGTTACATTAGGGACTATACTATCGCACAACATCTTGACGATGATACTGATCG GATTACTGATGCTCTACTGAACAAGATCAACACACAAGTCAAGAAGAATAGAGACAAAGAGAAGGAAATGAAAGAAAATATCAGGGAGAG GCTGCTAGCTGTGAAGAAGAAATACAAGACCTCTGTAGTAGAGCACTATCTCAGAGCTGGGG TTGTTCTGCCCAGGCACATCAAGTTCATTGGAGAGGACCAAGCACTGTATCACGATCGTGCTGCCTTAGTGCAACGAGATGTGGAACAGTTTGAAGAACCTGTTTCACCAACAATTGTCATTGATGATGATCAGGGTACTTCAGAAGAGGAGGATGATAGAGCACTTCGTCCTGGTCGATGGAGAATAATCGGTGTGATGTTAGAATTACTGGATAATGCACTAGCAATGGCTGTTGGTTGGCTACGTGGTACCAGTATTTACTATTTTTACATACTGGAACAATTAGAGGCACAGCGTTCTCAAGAGTCACGTGATCTACAGCATGTTCCTGAACTACCTTCACAAGGTCCACAGTTAGTGTCCGCCAGTTCTGAAGACCCAACTCCAGCATCCAGCAGTGAACCAGTATCAGGGGAATCCCCTGTAGACATAGCTCTGTATGATGATAGCTATTTACTCTACAATAAGGAGAAGGTGTATAAGATCTGGGACAGGATAAAACACAGGCCAATGGAACTATTGGTAACCAGTTACTATGCAGTATTAGCTAACACTCAGTATATCTGCTATCTGCTGATAGTCCTCAATGTAACAGTTCACGGTAGTGTATTATCATTGGTATATGCTGTCTTGATGTTTCTGTGGGGATTGTTGTCCATCCCATGGCCAACCAAAAGGTTCTGGCTCACTCTGATGTTCTATAACATGTTTGTGATACTGGTGAAATATGGCTTCCAGTTCCAGCAAGTTGATTGGTCAGGTTCACCCGAGTCTGGACTGTACTGGCCACGAGTGTTAGGGGTCGAGAAGAAGGATGACTTTCTCAAGAATACAATTTGGGACATCATGTTACTTGTGTCTTTGTTCTTCCATCGTCATCTACTACAG GAAACTAAACGCTGGGATATTCCAGGATACTTTGTTGTCACTTCATATGAGGACATTGATGGAACAAGTGCtt TGAAGCTATTGTTCAAGAAGAGATCAGAGATCAGTGTGAGTAAGACAAGCCGTGGAAGTCAAGGAGATGACAGATCAAAGACTACTCAAGATCAGCCTGATTATTACTGGAGCGATCAagatgacgatgatgatgacaatgatgacgACGATGATGCTGATGAAAATAATTTAATCATTTTAGTAAT AAAGAACATATTGGTGAACATCAAGTACTTCTACAATCAGATAATCAGTCCTGATGTCAGTCTTGGAGCacacaactattacatgttgtCCTTCATCATGGATACTATCAGTTTTATCATTATTGCTGTCGGGTTCTCTTCTTTTGGG GCGGATGAGGATGAAGGGGTTACTGCTGTTGCCAGTTACATTGAAGAGAACAATATCCCCATCCCATTTCTGATGATGTTGTTTGCTCATTTCTTGTCCATGGTGATAGACAG GGCTATCTACTTGAGGAAGTTTGTCACGGCCAAATTGATGTTCTATTTATTTCAACTGGCTGTCTGGCATCTGTGGCTGTTCTTCATTTTACCCTCGTCTCCCGTCACGGACAA GGCCTTCACCGATAATGGATTTTCTCAGGCACTTTACTTCTTCAAGTGTCAGTATTTCATCTTGTCGGCCCAACAGTGTGTGGGGGGTTTCCCCAAGAGGGTACTTGGCTACTTCATCAGTGAACAATACAATATCGTTGCTAGTTTCTTATTCAGAAT CTACCGAGCTATTCCACTACTTCCTGAGCTGAAGGAAGTCATGGACTGGATGTTTACTCCCACTTCATTGGGGCTATCCCATTGGCTAAAAGTGCAGGAGGTTTGGTCACTGTTGTACATCATCAAAAACCAGCGAAAATGGGAAAAG AGTGATCGGCGCATGTTGGGTGATCCTGAAAACTTTACGGCTAAGTTGCTAATGGGTGGAGGGCTATTGATCCTGTTGATTTTGCTGATCTGGGGTCCGCTGTTGATAATTGCCCTTCTAAACACTAAGACAATTGGTAATTCTCCAGTGGAGGTCTCAATTGAGTTGAGCATTGGATCATTTGAG CCGTTGTTGACGATGAAGGTAGGGGAGTATGGCATAAGGAGACTAGATGATACAGAGTTTGATTATGTGAGCAGTGACTATTCAAGAAGCAAAAag AGTAGAAAATCATTTGAAGACAGTTACAAACAGTCAGACTTTCGCTACATCTTGTTCTCTGGAAACTCAACTTCTGTGTGGGAGATTAGTCCTCCTGCTCGAGCAGCACTTGAAGATTACCTACAACAGAATGAAAGTGTCTATGTCCCTCTAGTATTTTCTTGGGAGATCACAAG GGAACCAGAGACTGGACTGGCATCAGAAATTGTGTCTGGGGAGGTCATCAGAAAGTTGTACCGAAACAACCCTGAGGACATGCAAACTCGTCAAAACTTTGTCAAGCTATTACAAAACCCTGCCTCGGAATCCGT gtttctagttgatctttttCCACAGTACATCTATGCGCCAGCCAATGGACCTTCAACAGCCCTTGGTGTTTTAAGCC GTGGTCGTTATGTCAACTGCACTGCATCCCTACGCACTAGAAATGTCACAGTAATTCCAATTGGTGCCTCCTCTCCGGTTTCTATCACTATGGAATGGTGGGCACTAAAACAGAACAGTAGTCACCATGCTGTAATGGGTAGAGAAGACAATGTGGAATTTATTATATACAGCGAGAGGATTAATGATCCTGAATTTAGCTTCATTGCAGGATTAGG AATTATTGGCCTCTATGTCTCTGTGGTACTGGTGATTGGCAGTGCTATACGTAGATATGTCACTCAACTGCCAAGACAAATCATATATGATGAGATCCCAAACCCAGACAGTCTATTAGAACTTTGTGATGACATATTCTATGTCAGGGAAGATGGACAACTTCAAGAGGAAGAGATATTGGTCAGCAGACTTTTCTTCACGTTCCGATCTTCTGTCAGACTAATAGAAGAGACCAGATGGAAATTAGATTAG